A genomic segment from Thermotoga neapolitana DSM 4359 encodes:
- a CDS encoding GH12 family glycosyl hydrolase domain-containing protein: MRLVVSFLLVVSAFLFSAEVVLTDIGATDITFKGFPVTMELNFWNVKSYEGETWLKFDGEKVQFYADIYNIVLQNPDSWVHGYPEIYYGYKPWAAHNSGTEILPVKVKDLPDFYVTLDYSIWYENDLPINLAMETWITRKPDQTSVSSGDVEIMVWFYNNILMPGGQKVDEFTTTIEINGSPVETKWDVYFAPWGWDYLAFRLTTPMKDGRVKFNVKDFVEKAAEVIKKHSTRVENFDEMYFCVWEIGTEFGDPNTTAAKFGWTFKDFSVEIGE, from the coding sequence ATGAGGTTGGTCGTCTCTTTTCTTCTTGTGGTTTCTGCCTTTCTTTTCTCGGCAGAAGTCGTTCTCACAGACATTGGTGCAACAGACATTACGTTCAAAGGCTTTCCGGTGACCATGGAACTCAACTTCTGGAACGTCAAATCCTACGAAGGAGAAACGTGGCTCAAGTTCGATGGTGAAAAGGTCCAGTTCTACGCGGATATCTACAACATCGTTCTTCAAAACCCGGACAGCTGGGTTCACGGCTATCCAGAGATATACTACGGCTACAAGCCGTGGGCGGCGCACAACAGCGGAACAGAGATTCTTCCGGTGAAGGTGAAAGATCTTCCTGACTTTTACGTAACCCTTGATTATTCAATCTGGTACGAGAACGACCTTCCGATCAACCTTGCAATGGAAACGTGGATCACAAGAAAGCCAGATCAGACATCTGTTTCCTCTGGAGACGTCGAGATCATGGTCTGGTTCTACAACAACATCCTGATGCCAGGTGGGCAGAAGGTGGATGAATTCACAACAACGATCGAGATAAACGGCTCTCCTGTGGAAACAAAATGGGACGTTTACTTTGCGCCCTGGGGCTGGGATTATCTCGCCTTCAGGCTCACAACTCCCATGAAAGATGGCAGGGTGAAGTTCAACGTGAAGGACTTTGTGGAAAAAGCAGCGGAAGTTATCAAAAAACACTCAACAAGGGTGGAAAACTTCGATGAGATGTACTTCTGCGTCTGGGAGATAGGAACAGAGTTCGGTGATCCAAATACCACCGCGGCAAAATTTGGATGGACCTTCAAGGATTTCTCTGTTGAAATTGGAGAATAA
- a CDS encoding ferritin-like domain-containing protein produces MKVKDVLTLAIRLEEEGERFYRELSEHFDGKIKETFLELADQEKLHAEIFRKMSDQNFWDEVDSYLSGYAFYQVFPDTDEILKRKDLTLREVLEIAISVEKDSIILYYELKDGLVNSDEQKTVKRIIEQEKEHLRKLLALKRERS; encoded by the coding sequence ATGAAGGTGAAAGACGTTCTCACGTTGGCCATAAGACTGGAAGAAGAGGGAGAAAGGTTTTACAGGGAACTTTCAGAGCATTTCGATGGAAAGATAAAGGAAACATTCCTTGAACTTGCAGATCAGGAAAAGCTTCACGCGGAGATCTTCAGAAAGATGTCCGATCAAAACTTCTGGGACGAGGTGGATTCTTATCTTTCGGGATACGCCTTCTACCAGGTTTTTCCAGACACCGATGAAATCCTGAAAAGAAAAGATCTGACCCTGAGGGAGGTTCTGGAGATCGCCATATCTGTGGAAAAAGACAGCATAATCCTCTACTACGAACTCAAAGACGGCCTTGTGAATTCTGACGAACAGAAGACGGTGAAGAGGATCATCGAGCAAGAAAAGGAACATTTAAGGAAGCTTCTCGCACTGAAACGCGAAAGATCCTGA
- a CDS encoding Rrf2 family transcriptional regulator: protein MFGKCQKHVRYALRLLMRLSLENRPMSSSELAEKEHITRSFTLKVLHYLKRSGLVSSIKGKNGGFVLARSADEISFLDIIRAFEKDLVIVDCSNRCENYKHCRAKYFWSWLSDHLKEMFSSITLKDIASGSFAFQCEKLP from the coding sequence ATGTTTGGAAAGTGTCAAAAACATGTAAGATACGCTCTCAGGCTCCTCATGAGACTGTCTCTGGAAAACAGACCGATGTCTTCTTCAGAACTCGCAGAAAAAGAGCACATCACAAGAAGTTTCACCCTGAAAGTCCTTCACTATCTCAAAAGATCTGGCCTTGTCTCTTCCATCAAAGGAAAAAACGGCGGCTTTGTGCTTGCAAGGTCTGCGGATGAGATTTCGTTTCTAGATATCATCAGGGCTTTTGAAAAAGACCTTGTCATTGTGGACTGCAGCAATCGCTGTGAAAATTACAAACACTGCAGGGCAAAGTACTTCTGGAGCTGGCTGTCGGATCATCTAAAAGAGATGTTTTCAAGCATCACCCTGAAAGACATCGCTTCAGGATCTTTCGCGTTTCAGTGCGAGAAGCTTCCTTAA
- a CDS encoding MFS transporter: MNRNLLLFASGSFVSLIGTRIYQVALAWWLYSKTGSSEYVGLFMISSFLPAIIVSPFAGTVVDRHSRRNMMVVMDILRGVLFMYLFLMEYFSELTMALLLIVTVLVSVFDSFFNPAVDSLLPDLVRKENLVRANSLYRLLKNLSKILGPALGSLLLKVVGLAGVILINSLSFLISGIFEMFIKVEEKHLKKVSKERKMWQDIRSALLYIRSVRFILVTILVIAIMNFFTGSMHVLLPEHVSKLGKSEWVYGTLMSMLSFGGLIVTFLMATIKTRASVKTLGLNLVGYGLAVFVFAMTGNHWLMFAMYFLIGIFQTLFNINVITLLQLAIPEEMRGKIFSLISAVSFSLLPVSYGFFGFLSSYVATAHIFITTSMALIAGGVLISLQRFEG, translated from the coding sequence TTGAACAGAAACCTCCTTCTTTTCGCCTCCGGTTCGTTCGTTTCGCTGATCGGCACCAGGATCTATCAAGTTGCACTGGCATGGTGGCTCTACTCGAAAACCGGCTCGAGCGAATACGTGGGCCTCTTCATGATATCCTCTTTTCTTCCCGCCATAATAGTGAGTCCCTTCGCTGGAACGGTGGTGGACAGGCACAGCAGAAGAAACATGATGGTTGTGATGGATATTCTCAGGGGAGTTCTGTTCATGTATCTGTTTCTCATGGAATATTTCTCAGAGTTAACGATGGCGCTTCTTCTGATCGTCACCGTTCTTGTCTCCGTGTTCGATTCTTTCTTCAATCCAGCAGTTGATTCCCTGCTTCCCGATCTGGTCAGAAAAGAAAACCTGGTCAGGGCGAATTCACTCTACAGGTTGCTGAAGAACCTCTCAAAAATACTTGGACCTGCCCTTGGAAGCCTCCTTCTGAAGGTAGTGGGGCTTGCAGGGGTGATTCTCATAAATTCTCTGTCCTTTCTGATCTCAGGAATCTTTGAGATGTTCATAAAGGTTGAAGAAAAGCATCTGAAGAAAGTATCAAAAGAAAGGAAGATGTGGCAGGACATAAGATCTGCTCTTTTGTACATAAGATCGGTGAGGTTCATCCTGGTGACGATACTGGTCATTGCCATCATGAACTTCTTCACAGGTTCAATGCACGTTCTGCTACCTGAGCACGTCTCGAAACTGGGAAAGAGCGAGTGGGTTTATGGAACGTTGATGAGTATGCTGTCGTTTGGAGGGCTGATTGTTACATTTCTGATGGCAACGATAAAAACAAGAGCCAGCGTGAAAACCCTGGGTTTGAATCTGGTGGGGTACGGGCTGGCTGTTTTCGTGTTTGCCATGACGGGTAACCATTGGCTTATGTTTGCCATGTATTTCCTCATTGGAATCTTTCAAACCCTTTTCAACATAAACGTTATCACACTGCTTCAACTGGCAATACCGGAGGAAATGAGGGGAAAGATCTTTTCCCTGATCTCAGCCGTATCTTTCTCGCTACTGCCCGTTTCCTATGGTTTCTTTGGATTTCTCTCCAGTTACGTTGCAACGGCGCACATCTTCATAACCACTTCCATGGCGCTCATCGCAGGAGGCGTGCTGATTTCTCTTCAGAGGTTTGAGGGGTGA
- a CDS encoding MBL fold metallo-hydrolase has translation MRIYILCDDSSLGDFEHEHGFSALVDSVLFDTGKSSVFLKNAERFGVNLPEDVVVSHGHYDHVGGLLLLTGKRLWIRKKALKPKYSGDRYIGAPFEWEEVLSKNETRFVSEKVVEIKPGVFLMGPANLRNRVFSGEFLVGKERKIDLFEDEQTLVVDSKGGLIIVTGCSHRGIDNIVLDAVETFKKKIHLVLGGFHLLRSSEREIEDIVELFNKIDVKTVAPCHCTGKKAVDIFKERFKGNLLECRAGVTFEVSN, from the coding sequence GTGCGCATATATATCCTGTGTGACGACTCGTCCCTGGGGGACTTCGAACACGAACACGGCTTTTCCGCGCTGGTGGATTCCGTTCTTTTCGATACGGGAAAATCCAGTGTGTTTTTAAAGAATGCTGAAAGATTCGGTGTGAATCTCCCGGAGGATGTGGTCGTAAGCCACGGTCACTACGACCACGTTGGTGGCCTTTTGCTTTTGACCGGAAAGCGTTTGTGGATCAGGAAAAAAGCCCTGAAACCAAAATATTCCGGTGATAGATACATAGGCGCTCCTTTTGAGTGGGAAGAGGTTCTTTCGAAGAACGAAACTCGATTTGTAAGCGAAAAGGTGGTTGAAATCAAACCAGGAGTATTTCTTATGGGACCTGCAAACCTGAGAAACAGAGTCTTTTCTGGAGAGTTTCTTGTGGGAAAGGAAAGGAAGATAGATCTTTTCGAAGACGAACAAACGCTGGTGGTGGATTCAAAGGGAGGATTGATCATCGTTACAGGGTGCTCTCATCGCGGAATAGACAACATAGTACTGGACGCTGTGGAAACGTTTAAAAAGAAGATTCATCTGGTACTGGGGGGATTTCATCTTTTGAGATCCTCCGAAAGGGAAATAGAAGATATCGTAGAGCTCTTCAACAAGATCGATGTGAAAACTGTAGCACCATGTCACTGTACAGGAAAAAAGGCTGTGGACATTTTCAAAGAAAGATTCAAGGGAAATCTACTGGAATGCCGTGCTGGGGTTACTTTTGAAGTTTCAAATTGA
- a CDS encoding flagellar hook-length control protein FliK: MDIWKVVGRYGNVLVLSKKNSVLVLEINGKIPKVGESVRVWRNRLLTGKETRAKLLAHFDEELALKVFKTPGLLGFLCEVSSGFEKKYIHFLKMFVKHLVPGRFLRITEEKKKILKEFLPKALEAKAVAFPRKFSLREFFRFVDENFRKTAFDVDEKVLKRAISMRRVVLSNEDHDVYQIDLSFEKGIAKGRYMLIPFKERTLLIVFKKEVLPFVSFRVKDDADLSFLEDFLKGNVTVEKRGSSWSLIWRRKEVIEFDLPDREIIPKPEKISNQGVMDAVFLINDLLNEDVRFLSLPSFGISEIWWEKNSSRVILVVNTHRFGKVAADIFLEERNLSVRFYAERNLEELSSHAEELRKDLESIGLLAQLFFSRKDPMLWEGFNAYG, from the coding sequence ATGGACATCTGGAAGGTCGTGGGAAGGTACGGCAACGTACTCGTTCTGTCGAAAAAGAACAGCGTGCTCGTTCTGGAGATAAACGGCAAGATCCCGAAGGTTGGAGAGAGTGTTCGGGTATGGCGCAACAGGCTACTGACGGGAAAGGAAACCCGTGCAAAGCTCCTTGCACACTTCGATGAGGAACTGGCTCTTAAAGTCTTCAAAACCCCGGGTCTTCTGGGATTTCTTTGCGAAGTATCATCGGGTTTTGAGAAAAAATACATTCATTTTCTGAAGATGTTCGTGAAACATCTTGTTCCTGGCCGTTTTCTGAGAATAACCGAAGAAAAGAAAAAAATTCTGAAGGAATTTCTCCCAAAAGCACTTGAGGCAAAAGCTGTAGCATTTCCCAGAAAGTTTTCACTTCGAGAGTTCTTCAGGTTCGTCGATGAGAATTTCAGGAAAACAGCCTTCGACGTTGACGAGAAAGTTCTGAAAAGAGCCATTTCCATGCGAAGGGTTGTTTTAAGCAACGAGGATCACGATGTGTATCAGATCGATCTTTCTTTTGAAAAAGGCATCGCGAAAGGGCGTTACATGTTGATCCCTTTCAAAGAAAGAACGCTTTTGATCGTGTTCAAAAAAGAAGTCCTTCCCTTTGTTTCGTTTCGTGTAAAAGATGACGCGGATCTTTCTTTCCTTGAAGACTTTCTGAAGGGAAACGTCACCGTTGAAAAGAGAGGATCTTCCTGGAGTTTGATCTGGCGAAGGAAAGAGGTTATAGAGTTCGATCTTCCTGACAGGGAAATCATTCCAAAGCCAGAGAAAATATCAAACCAGGGTGTGATGGACGCTGTCTTTCTGATCAACGACCTTCTGAACGAAGATGTTAGATTTCTATCCCTGCCTTCTTTCGGGATATCCGAAATATGGTGGGAGAAAAATTCAAGCAGGGTCATCCTCGTGGTGAACACGCATCGCTTTGGAAAGGTGGCCGCAGACATCTTCCTGGAAGAAAGGAACCTTTCTGTCAGATTCTACGCGGAAAGAAATCTAGAGGAACTTTCTTCTCATGCAGAGGAACTCAGAAAAGATCTTGAGTCGATCGGTTTGCTTGCTCAACTCTTCTTTTCCAGGAAGGATCCCATGCTCTGGGAGGGATTCAATGCGTACGGATGA
- a CDS encoding DUF5320 family protein, with translation MWWGRGFGWRRGWRGGFGFGGPWWFYFEYPPTPPTPEEEKEMLLDYKRFLEEELRYVEERLKELENRR, from the coding sequence ATGTGGTGGGGCAGAGGATTTGGCTGGAGAAGAGGATGGAGAGGAGGATTCGGTTTTGGAGGGCCGTGGTGGTTTTACTTCGAGTATCCTCCCACACCGCCTACTCCTGAAGAAGAAAAAGAAATGCTCTTGGACTACAAAAGGTTTCTTGAAGAAGAACTCAGATATGTTGAGGAAAGATTGAAAGAACTCGAAAACAGGAGGTGA
- a CDS encoding HD-GYP domain-containing protein produces the protein MYLTRYRWIFVISALLIFMIVALVQIHYQRKMEQYQLRVFQTIVQRSVDLVSSGYFQWTELKEAIERNDEEFMEEAFEEIRGLDPYIKEIKILNVPPDFKEEYYRIESDGERLWALFKIYDSMGEELIPDKTAYVEWDVNGILDTIGASVMFQKGGKKTFWNLEYKSKARGSWFSISFWSSLGGLFLIVVLHSIFVRSILRTHYETEGLERLVSIVGKKDHYTAEHSRNVAKIACLIGEKMNLKRKELKILEIAGHLHDIGKIAVPEHILNKPGKLSDEEFEIIKKHPVVGADILREYPELSFTVPVVLYHHERMDGSGYPLGLKDKEIPILARILAVADVFDALTSDRPYRKAMKPEDALSLMKKMPLDQKMVSILEKHLSEFINLKLQK, from the coding sequence TTGTACCTGACACGCTACAGATGGATATTTGTGATCTCTGCACTGCTCATATTCATGATAGTTGCGCTCGTTCAGATCCATTATCAGAGGAAAATGGAGCAATATCAGCTCAGGGTCTTCCAGACCATCGTTCAGCGCTCTGTGGATCTTGTATCGAGTGGATACTTCCAGTGGACAGAGTTGAAAGAGGCCATAGAAAGAAACGATGAGGAGTTCATGGAAGAAGCGTTCGAAGAGATCAGAGGTCTCGATCCGTACATAAAGGAGATCAAAATTTTAAACGTTCCACCGGACTTCAAAGAAGAGTACTACAGGATAGAGTCCGATGGAGAAAGACTCTGGGCGCTGTTCAAGATATACGACAGCATGGGGGAGGAATTGATACCGGATAAGACCGCATACGTAGAGTGGGATGTGAATGGTATTCTGGATACGATTGGTGCTTCTGTGATGTTCCAGAAGGGCGGAAAAAAGACCTTCTGGAATCTGGAGTATAAAAGCAAGGCCAGGGGTAGTTGGTTTTCCATTTCATTCTGGAGTTCTCTGGGGGGCTTGTTTTTGATCGTAGTTCTTCACTCGATTTTTGTGAGATCCATCCTGAGGACTCACTATGAAACGGAAGGGCTCGAAAGGCTGGTATCCATCGTTGGGAAAAAAGACCACTACACCGCTGAGCACTCCAGAAACGTGGCAAAAATAGCATGTCTCATAGGAGAAAAGATGAACCTCAAAAGAAAAGAGTTGAAAATTCTTGAAATAGCGGGACATCTGCACGATATAGGAAAGATCGCTGTTCCAGAGCATATTCTGAACAAACCTGGAAAACTCAGCGATGAAGAGTTCGAGATAATCAAAAAACATCCAGTGGTTGGTGCAGATATACTGAGGGAGTATCCCGAGTTGTCCTTCACTGTACCTGTTGTCCTTTATCACCACGAAAGAATGGATGGCTCTGGATATCCCCTCGGGTTGAAAGACAAAGAGATACCTATTCTTGCAAGGATCCTTGCGGTGGCAGACGTGTTCGATGCTCTTACCAGCGATAGACCGTACAGAAAGGCTATGAAACCAGAAGACGCTCTCTCACTCATGAAGAAAATGCCGCTGGATCAGAAGATGGTCAGTATACTTGAAAAACACCTTTCAGAATTCATCAATTTGAAACTTCAAAAGTAA
- a CDS encoding YdcF family protein, producing the protein MFLQKTIGAFLVTPGIFILILLLSAVFSRKGRWLFVLLATFLYVLSSYPAEFLFLRPLEEDLIVPDGLPQNGVIVILGGGVERNTKTGDSLSDSTLRRILTGFQVHRKTGLPILVTGGSLSGLEPEAIIMKEYLVSLGVPEKNVLVENRSRNTYENAFFTKNLIGDVPIVLVTDSIHMRRALYTFKKFFSEVVPYPAGCYFGTPEFVDFLPSATSFYLNSRAIYEWIGLVWYNLRGR; encoded by the coding sequence GTGTTCCTTCAGAAAACGATCGGAGCTTTTCTTGTCACTCCCGGGATTTTCATTCTGATACTTCTTCTTTCGGCTGTCTTTTCTAGGAAAGGTCGCTGGCTTTTTGTCCTTCTGGCAACTTTCCTTTACGTTTTGAGCAGCTATCCAGCAGAGTTTCTCTTTCTTCGCCCGCTCGAGGAGGATCTAATTGTGCCAGATGGTCTTCCTCAAAACGGTGTCATCGTCATCCTCGGTGGTGGGGTGGAGAGGAACACAAAAACCGGCGACAGCCTGAGCGACTCTACCCTGAGGAGAATTCTCACAGGGTTTCAGGTTCACAGAAAAACTGGTCTTCCCATACTCGTCACGGGTGGAAGCCTCTCCGGTTTGGAACCCGAAGCGATTATTATGAAAGAGTACCTGGTATCTCTTGGTGTACCTGAAAAGAACGTTCTCGTTGAGAACAGATCAAGAAACACCTATGAAAATGCGTTCTTTACAAAGAATTTGATCGGAGACGTTCCGATCGTACTCGTGACCGATTCGATCCATATGAGAAGGGCGCTCTACACCTTCAAAAAGTTCTTCAGCGAGGTCGTACCGTATCCTGCTGGCTGTTATTTCGGAACGCCAGAATTTGTCGATTTCCTGCCGAGTGCGACCTCTTTTTATCTGAACTCCCGAGCTATATACGAGTGGATCGGTCTTGTCTGGTACAATCTGAGAGGGAGGTGA
- a CDS encoding GH12 family glycosyl hydrolase domain-containing protein produces MVELTAPGTADFRWNDMPLSMELNLWNVERYTGTVVMRFDGERLTFNGDVEDLSAREPERYILGYPEFYYGYKPWERHAAEGTKLPLVVSSVESFTVELSFEIDHMPSLPLNFAMETWLTREKYQVEASIGDVEIMVWFYFNELTPGGKKVGEYTVSFELNGEQKRGIWELWHAEWNWDYLAFRLKNPVRKGRVRFNVKDFLDVAGEYLSRSTRVKDFDDLYFTVWEIGTEFGSPETKSARFGWTFNNFSIDMEVKG; encoded by the coding sequence GTGGTGGAACTGACCGCACCAGGAACGGCAGATTTTCGCTGGAATGACATGCCGCTTTCCATGGAGCTGAATCTGTGGAACGTAGAAAGATACACGGGAACGGTGGTGATGAGATTCGACGGTGAAAGACTCACCTTCAACGGTGATGTTGAAGATCTTTCTGCCAGAGAGCCAGAAAGGTACATCCTTGGCTATCCTGAGTTTTACTACGGATACAAACCCTGGGAAAGACATGCAGCAGAGGGGACAAAGTTACCTCTGGTAGTGTCTTCTGTGGAGTCCTTCACGGTCGAACTTTCCTTCGAAATAGACCACATGCCCTCTCTTCCGCTGAACTTTGCCATGGAAACCTGGCTCACAAGAGAAAAATACCAGGTCGAAGCTTCCATCGGAGATGTGGAGATCATGGTGTGGTTCTATTTCAACGAACTCACACCGGGTGGAAAGAAAGTGGGAGAGTACACCGTTTCGTTCGAACTTAACGGAGAACAAAAACGTGGAATCTGGGAACTCTGGCACGCCGAATGGAACTGGGATTATCTTGCTTTCCGGCTGAAGAATCCTGTGAGAAAGGGGAGGGTGAGATTCAACGTGAAGGATTTTCTCGATGTTGCAGGAGAGTATCTTTCAAGGTCCACACGTGTGAAGGATTTTGATGATCTGTATTTCACCGTCTGGGAGATCGGAACCGAATTTGGAAGCCCTGAAACAAAGAGTGCCCGTTTTGGATGGACGTTCAATAACTTTTCAATCGATATGGAGGTGAAAGGATGA
- a CDS encoding DUF5320 domain-containing protein, whose amino-acid sequence MPRLDGTGPLGLGPMTGRGLGWCRYTGPWGWVRPWMWWRGFGWGWRRGWGFGMGLAWRHRRGWGWRGWW is encoded by the coding sequence ATGCCAAGGCTTGATGGAACGGGTCCACTCGGTCTGGGACCGATGACCGGCAGAGGACTTGGATGGTGCAGATACACTGGCCCGTGGGGCTGGGTAAGACCCTGGATGTGGTGGAGAGGCTTTGGATGGGGCTGGAGAAGAGGATGGGGATTTGGAATGGGTCTTGCCTGGAGACACAGAAGAGGCTGGGGCTGGAGAGGCTGGTGGTGA
- a CDS encoding DUF996 domain-containing protein, producing the protein MDLSTAKTLAGIGMVLELLGAVPAVGWIFSLVGLILFLIGIYNISQITKEKRIFNYLLIPAVLLLIVSVVFSVALFGAIFTGGLFAGGVAVAGFVTVVVLGIIALVYKVKAYRILAETLKVSIFNTAASFYKWGAILLVVFGIGFILMFVGDILAIVGFFSKPSEEVS; encoded by the coding sequence ATGGATCTTTCAACGGCGAAAACGCTGGCAGGAATCGGTATGGTCCTCGAATTGCTCGGTGCGGTCCCTGCAGTGGGATGGATCTTCTCACTCGTTGGGCTCATTTTGTTTCTCATCGGTATCTACAACATCTCGCAGATTACAAAAGAGAAGAGGATATTCAATTACCTTCTGATTCCCGCAGTTTTGCTACTTATCGTTTCCGTGGTCTTCTCTGTTGCCCTTTTCGGTGCCATTTTCACAGGGGGGCTGTTTGCCGGTGGTGTTGCTGTTGCAGGTTTTGTCACCGTTGTCGTCCTTGGAATCATCGCTCTTGTCTACAAAGTGAAGGCATACAGAATTCTCGCTGAGACTTTGAAAGTGTCCATATTCAACACCGCCGCTTCTTTTTACAAATGGGGTGCGATTCTTTTGGTTGTCTTTGGAATTGGATTCATCCTCATGTTCGTCGGTGATATACTTGCGATCGTGGGTTTCTTCTCAAAGCCATCAGAGGAGGTATCCTGA
- a CDS encoding radical SAM protein: MRTSLLYKIKEEERILPSKNLKGNEIIFILAFPDIYKYGLPNLGIQTLYKELYLRDDVAVDRYYTDEDQPFSFEYGFKLKDSDFIGISFQYEGIVLNAFKILKAGSIPLINLLREENDPIIIGGGPVANYNPLPLSLVCDVIVLGEAEEAIHKIIDSYKVYRNVKRKRMKFLQAVSQIEGIYVPCIHGFFQTGMVKQTSPVDINEHPAHSIFVTKNTVYEERVFSIEVRRGCTQRCRFCYMGHRLKPPRTLRWETFKKIVDLAIDQCNVEIIKLFYEGLETRIVEHYLEYIIKKGGRVRIGSQRLEKLSKRIIEIAAISGQRKITVAPETSGRLRKVIGKHEIKDEEILEVVRISSLYGIPDFGLYFILAIPGETFEDLDKIADLIMKVRHQMNKLKNTDGRLEIGINPLYPKPFTPFQYVKLPSLKNIEDRFLYIVEKVKKEGFPVVISNDVVDEKVEKRQKDENENESLVKFETTVFHPISLLQPMISRGGLEIAFLLHYLHSKRFNTVSDLENLLNEFGINAAWYFEEYIDKYCPWKIQKTLISEDYLLREYFKALNFISTDEECKLNCSQCFNRCIDISTTNYQGGMSNA, translated from the coding sequence ATGAGAACTTCTCTTCTTTATAAGATCAAGGAAGAAGAAAGAATACTTCCTTCCAAAAATTTAAAAGGCAATGAAATCATCTTCATTCTGGCTTTTCCTGACATATACAAGTACGGTTTGCCGAATCTAGGAATCCAGACCCTGTATAAAGAGCTGTATCTTAGAGATGATGTTGCTGTTGATAGGTATTACACAGACGAAGATCAGCCTTTCTCTTTCGAATACGGTTTCAAACTAAAAGATAGTGATTTCATAGGTATTAGTTTTCAATACGAAGGAATCGTGTTAAATGCTTTCAAAATATTGAAAGCAGGTTCTATACCATTGATCAATCTTCTCAGAGAAGAGAACGATCCCATTATAATAGGTGGAGGACCTGTAGCTAATTATAATCCACTGCCGTTATCTCTAGTTTGTGATGTCATAGTCTTAGGAGAGGCAGAAGAGGCTATTCATAAAATCATAGATTCATACAAAGTTTATCGAAATGTAAAAAGAAAGCGTATGAAATTCCTGCAGGCTGTCTCTCAAATAGAAGGGATTTACGTGCCTTGTATTCACGGTTTTTTCCAAACGGGTATGGTGAAACAAACCAGTCCTGTTGATATAAACGAACATCCAGCACATAGTATATTCGTTACTAAAAATACCGTTTATGAGGAAAGAGTTTTTTCTATAGAAGTGAGACGAGGATGTACCCAAAGATGCAGATTTTGTTATATGGGGCATAGGTTAAAACCACCTAGAACTTTAAGATGGGAAACATTCAAGAAAATAGTTGATCTAGCAATTGATCAGTGCAATGTGGAAATAATTAAACTCTTCTATGAAGGACTAGAAACTAGGATTGTAGAGCATTATCTTGAATACATCATTAAAAAAGGAGGGAGAGTGAGGATCGGTTCTCAGAGATTAGAAAAATTGTCGAAGCGGATAATAGAGATTGCTGCAATTTCCGGCCAAAGAAAGATAACTGTAGCACCAGAAACGAGCGGAAGATTACGCAAAGTAATAGGTAAACACGAAATAAAGGATGAGGAAATATTGGAAGTGGTTAGGATCTCTTCCCTCTATGGCATACCAGATTTCGGTCTTTACTTTATCTTAGCCATACCTGGCGAGACATTTGAGGATTTAGATAAGATAGCAGATCTTATAATGAAGGTTCGGCATCAAATGAACAAACTAAAGAATACTGATGGGCGCTTGGAAATAGGTATAAATCCTTTATATCCTAAACCTTTCACTCCTTTCCAGTATGTGAAACTTCCGTCGCTTAAGAATATTGAGGACAGATTTCTTTACATTGTAGAGAAAGTTAAAAAAGAAGGATTTCCTGTGGTTATATCAAATGATGTTGTTGACGAAAAAGTGGAAAAAAGACAAAAAGATGAAAATGAAAATGAGTCGCTTGTAAAATTTGAAACAACGGTGTTTCATCCAATTTCTTTACTCCAACCAATGATTTCAAGGGGAGGATTAGAAATAGCTTTCTTGCTACACTATTTGCATAGCAAACGCTTCAATACTGTCAGTGATCTTGAGAATCTCCTGAATGAGTTTGGTATAAATGCAGCTTGGTACTTTGAGGAATATATTGATAAATACTGTCCTTGGAAGATCCAGAAAACTTTAATATCAGAAGATTATCTATTAAGAGAATATTTTAAGGCTTTGAACTTTATATCAACAGATGAGGAATGTAAGTTAAATTGTTCTCAATGCTTTAATCGATGTATTGATATATCGACGACCAACTATCAGGGGGGAATGTCGAATGCTTGA
- a CDS encoding EscU/YscU/HrcU family type III secretion system export apparatus switch protein: MRTDDIRKAVALRYDPSSMNAPEVVAKGAGEVAEKIIEIAKRYGIPIEERPDLVDDLLRLELFSEIPEEMYLVIAENTPF, from the coding sequence ATGCGTACGGATGATATAAGGAAGGCCGTTGCGTTGAGGTACGATCCTTCTTCGATGAACGCACCAGAAGTTGTTGCAAAGGGAGCAGGAGAAGTAGCAGAAAAAATCATCGAGATAGCGAAAAGATATGGAATACCCATAGAAGAAAGACCGGACCTAGTGGATGATCTTCTCAGGCTGGAGCTCTTTTCGGAAATTCCGGAGGAGATGTATCTTGTTATCGCTGAGAATACGCCTTTCTGA